The segment GCCACCGAAATCTGCACCGGATCAGGCTGGCAGTACCTGAAAATACCCATCGGTTTCCACAACCTTCAGCGGCACATCGAACAGTTCGCTGATCGTTTCATCGCACAGCAAATCAGCCTTTGGTCCGGCCTGCATCACATCGCCGTTCTTCATCAGCACGAGATGGCTGACTTCTGGTGGAATCTCGTGCACGTGATGAGTCACGACGACCAACGTCTTGCCCGACTGCATCAGACGCCTGGCCGTTTTGAGATAGTGAAAGATTCCCGGAATGTCCAAGCCTGAAGTCGGCTCGTCAAAGACAAGCGTCTGCGGGTCGTGAACGAGTGCTCGGGCCATCAGGAAGCGACGCTGCTCACCGGTCGACATCGCCGCATAGCGTTTGTCACGCAACGAATCGATCTGCAGTTCGTTCAGCAACGAATCGACACGATCTTTCTGTTGCTCGTCGACGTGTAAATGGTCCGGAATGCCAACAGTGCTGTAGAAACCCGAGGCCACCACATCAAAACCGTTGACGTCATCGCGATATGAATGCTGCAAGTCCTGGGATACGATCCCCAGTTGTTTCCGCAGCTCCCAAACGTTCCAGCGACTTTTGCCGAAAATCTCAACCACACAACCCGGCGTCGGATTCGGGTAGATCTTTTTTGTGATGATCCGCATCAACGTCGATTTGCCAGCGCCATTGGGCCCCAACACTGCGGTACTGCAGTTGGAGGGAATGCTAAGGTTCAGCCCGTCGAAGACTTTGGTCGATCCACGCCAGGCGATTGCGTTTTGAATTTTTATCAGGTCCATCCCCACATTGTGCTGCCCGGACGCGTCGTGGAAAGGGGGAGTCAAAGAGTTCAGCAATCGAGACACGTTCTCGCCGCCCCAGCCAAACACCACCGGCAGTGTGATCGCAGCGAAGCCAACGTTTGAACCACCGTAGCGCATGAAAAAGCGAAGCAAGAGTCGGTTGGGGCTCTCGCTTCGCGATCACGCACAGAAACGGCGTGGGTGTTCCGGCGTGAAAAGGCTACTTCTGGTCCTTCTTCAGTTGCTGGATCTCCTCCCGAAGCTCACGGATTTCGCGACGCATTTTTTCGATCTCGGACTCCTTCACCTCAAGGCTCTCCTTCTCATCCTTCAGCTTTTGATAGATCGCTTCCAGGCTATCCATTTCGGATTTCGCCTTGTCCGCTGCCATTTTCTTTTCAGCTTTCTCTCGCTTCGCCTTCACCATCGCCTTACGCTCTTCCAACATCTTCATGCGAATATCTTCCTGAATCTTCCGAGCCAGTTCGACCTCTTGCAAAGACTTTTCCTGAGAGCTACGGGCTTTCTTCTGAGCACCGCGAGCCATCTCCTGAACGGCACGAGCTTTCTCAAGTGCGCGAAGTGCATTTTCCTGGGCGGCTCGCGCTTTATGTCCCGTTTCCACTTCCTGTTCCAGAATGTGTTGCTGCTGCTTCAGCTTCCGAATCTCACGGGCAAGCTCTTTCTCGTTCGACGCTGACAACTCATCTCGAAGCTTGAGCACGATCGCCTCGATGTCTTCCTCGTCCAGATCTCCTTTTCGTTCCAACAACGCCGTCATCCGGCCCAGCTTCTTGTCCGCATCTTTTTCCAGTTGGTTACGCTTCTTTTCAATCGACTCCTGCAGCTTTGCAACCGCTTCATGCACGTTCTGAGTGCCGCGACGATGCTTGCCCGTGACCACGTCAATCTTCAGTCCTGAGATGCCGCCATCAAGTTCGTGCTCGAGCGATTCAAGAGACTGTTCGATCGCGCCACCGACGATGTCGCCAAGTTCATCCAGACTATCGAAAGGAGCATCATCGAGTTCGCCAAGGCTGTTTTTGAG is part of the Mariniblastus fucicola genome and harbors:
- a CDS encoding ABC transporter ATP-binding protein: MLRFFMRYGGSNVGFAAITLPVVFGWGGENVSRLLNSLTPPFHDASGQHNVGMDLIKIQNAIAWRGSTKVFDGLNLSIPSNCSTAVLGPNGAGKSTLMRIITKKIYPNPTPGCVVEIFGKSRWNVWELRKQLGIVSQDLQHSYRDDVNGFDVVASGFYSTVGIPDHLHVDEQQKDRVDSLLNELQIDSLRDKRYAAMSTGEQRRFLMARALVHDPQTLVFDEPTSGLDIPGIFHYLKTARRLMQSGKTLVVVTHHVHEIPPEVSHLVLMKNGDVMQAGPKADLLCDETISELFDVPLKVVETDGYFQVLPA
- a CDS encoding coiled-coil domain-containing protein, which translates into the protein MKHTFRYLILSLVAMYPSMQLPSTSVAQEEDETVELVVIDEEEEDEEHEHVHEHEDGIRIVINGNELEIDEEQIESLIEVSSEELEAWAERHADAWEQWAEKFESKMERWAEETEEDWEEWAEQYSGRWEEWSEKLEAGEIKGAELGKLMENNLEMLSDMPLGELIEGALKNSLGELDDAPFDSLDELGDIVGGAIEQSLESLEHELDGGISGLKIDVVTGKHRRGTQNVHEAVAKLQESIEKKRNQLEKDADKKLGRMTALLERKGDLDEEDIEAIVLKLRDELSASNEKELAREIRKLKQQQHILEQEVETGHKARAAQENALRALEKARAVQEMARGAQKKARSSQEKSLQEVELARKIQEDIRMKMLEERKAMVKAKREKAEKKMAADKAKSEMDSLEAIYQKLKDEKESLEVKESEIEKMRREIRELREEIQQLKKDQK